A stretch of Vespa velutina chromosome 8, iVesVel2.1, whole genome shotgun sequence DNA encodes these proteins:
- the LOC124951365 gene encoding retinoid-inducible serine carboxypeptidase-like yields the protein MYYLTLTIFIVSSLLSGSLGKEGFGPGEQDWGHVTVRQYSHMFWWLYYTTANVQSYYERPLLIWLQGGPGGSSTSYGNFEEIGPLNTNLKARNYTWVKDYNVLFIDNPVGTGFSYVENVAAYAKTNKQIALDLVECMKGFLKELPEFSDVPTYILTESYGGKMGAEFALVWYKAEKAGNIKSNLKGVGLGDAWISPIDSVMTWAPFLFNAGMIDSNGYDNIDKSAKATRDAVNNGKWLTATSLWGDTENVILKATDNIDFYNILTKLSPSFIRSQNHGEKSSIHIDKDAIYQGLSYRDSGSLEQLMNGPVRKALGIKNYHNEQSNNVFYMLRQDFMKPVVDKVELLLNETDLNVFVYTGHMDLIVDTPGTILWVDTLKWKNSNYWINSERRSLVFDNIIEGYSKRYNNFGVYWVNRAGHMVPKDNPAAMGMILKDLLDNA from the exons ATGTATTATTTAACGTTAACTATTTTCATAGTGTCGTCCCTTCTTTCCGGAAGTCTCG gAAAAGAAGGTTTCGGTCCAGGGGAACAAGATTGGGGACATGTCACGGTTAGACAATATTCACATATGTTTTGGTGGCTTTATTATACCACAGCAAACGTTCAATCGTATTATGAAAGACCATTATTGATTTGGTTACAAGGTGGTCCTGGTGGATCCTCGACGTCTTATGGAAATTTCGAGGAAATCGGTCCgcttaatacaaatttaaaagcTAGAAATTATACGTGG GTTAAAGATTACAATGTATTGTTCATCGACAATCCAGTTGGTACTGGCTTCAGCTATGTCGAAAATGTAGCGGCATATGccaaaacgaacaaacaaattgCACTTGATCTCGTTGAATGTATGAAAGGTTTTTTAAAGGAATTACCTGAATTTTCCGATGTACCAACGTATATCTTAACGGAATCATATGGCGGAAAAATGGGTGCTGAATTTGCTCTTGTTTGGTACAAG GCAGAAAAAGCAggtaatattaaaagtaatctGAAAGGGGTTGGTCTTGGCGACGCCTGGATATCTCCTATCGATTCTGTCATGACTTGGGcaccatttttatttaacgcg gGTATGATCGATTCGAACGgttacgataatattgataaatcaGCTAAGGCAACGAGAGATGCCGTTAATAACGGCAAATGGTTAACAGCAACATCTTTATGGGGTGATACGGAAAATGTAATTCTAAAAGCTacggataatatcgatttctaTAACATTCTAACAAAACTGTCACCCTCCTTTATACGTTCTCAAAATCACGGAGAAAAATCGTCAATCCATATTGACAAAG ACGCAATATATCAAGGTTTGTCTTATCGAGATAGTGGAAGTTTAGAACAATTGATGAATGGACCTGTAAGAAAGGCACTtggtattaaaaattatcataatgaACAATCCAACAACGTGTTCTATATGTTGCGTCAGGATTTCATGAAACCAGTGGTCGATAAAG tGGAACTTTTGTTGAACGAAACTGATCTCAATGTATTCGTCTATACTGGACACATGGACCTTATCGTTGATACGCCAG gCACGATACTTTGGGTTGACACATTGAAAtggaaaaattctaattattgGATTAACTCCGAGAGACGTTCATTGGTCTTCGATAACATTATCGAAGGTTAttctaaaagatataataattttggcGTTTATTGGGTCAACAGGGCAGGACACATG GTACCAAAAGACAATCCAGCAGCCATGggaatgatattaaaagatttgtTAGATAATGCatga